The region CTGCGCGCGCGGCCACCTGCATCAACCGATGCAGCCGCACCGGTGTCGCGCATGCAAGTCTTCCAGGCGGCGACGACCGCCTTGGTCATCGTGCTGCTGCTGGGCGGCGTCTTCGTCGGCAAGCTGTTCGCGGTGGAGGCCGCCGCGATGGGCGGGTGCCTGCTGGCGGTGGTCACGCTGGTCACGCGCGCCCTCGACCGCGCCCAGTGGGAGTCCGTGCTGCGCGACACGCTGGCACTCAGTGGCGCCCTGTTCGCGCTGCTCGTGGGCGCGACCACGTTCAGCCTGGTCTTTCGCGTGTTCGGCACCGACAAGCTGCTCGCGCAATGGGTGTTGGCATCGCCGCTGCCCGCACCGGCGACAGCCGCCGCCGTGCTCTTGCTCGTGGCCCTGTGCGCGTGGGTGCTCGACGCGTTCGAGATGATCTTCGTGATCATCCCCATCGTCGCGCCGCTCCTGATCGTGCAGCTCGGTGACGCGCAGCAGGTCGCGGTGCTGCTGCTGCTTGTCCTGCAATTGAGTTTTCTCGTGCCGCCGATGGGCTATGCGGTGCTGATGGCGCGGACGCGTTCGGGGCTGCCCCGCGTGGGCACGGGCGCCCTGCTGCGTTCGCTGTCACCCTTCATGGCGGCGCAGGTCGTCGTGCTGGGGTTGGTGTTCGCGTGGCCGCGCGCGGTGCATCTGCTCGACCCGGCCGTCGTCGCCGTACCGGCGGACGCGCCTGTGCCGTCGGAGCAGGATGTCGTGCGGCAGATGGAAGAGATGTCGCGGCAGCAGGAGCCCGAAGCGCAGCCTCCTGCCGATGCCGCGAGCAAATAGCGCCTACAGCTTCACGTATTCGTAGTCGATCGCCTGCGCGTTGATCCCGCGGTCCGGCGGCGCGATCCACGCCGCCATCTTGCCGGGTTCGACCACCCGCTGCATCAGGCTCTTCACGAAGGCGATGTCTGCTTCCGTGGGCAGCCAGTCGTCCTTCTTCGCATCGAACTCGGCCTGGGTGATCGGCTGGCCTTCCGGGCTGACCGGCACGCCCGACCATGCGCCGACCTGGCGGCGGAACCTCGTGGAAGGCAGCTTCAATTCGAAGTTGACGCCCGCGCGCTTGATGCCCATGTTCCAGCGCGTGATGCCGACGTTGCAGTCCTTCACGTATTCCAGCCGCGTGATCTCGTTCATGCCGTTGCGC is a window of Caenimonas aquaedulcis DNA encoding:
- a CDS encoding TRAP transporter large permease subunit, which gives rise to MNAVGLAMLLVLGVTIVATGLPVWALLVGVAGAFAATGLAAGTFDAGILSALGPRIVNLLEHDLLQALPLYVFVGVLLQRVAIADALFASAARLLRRTGAGTPLAALAVGTLVAPMNGSVASSSALLGRLVAPRLAGVEPARAITLVSVAATIGVVVPPSLVLILLGDAMLRAHTEASNLPGFTLGTQRIVNTQDILHAALLPAAVLLALWALVAWLRARPPASTDAAAPVSRMQVFQAATTALVIVLLLGGVFVGKLFAVEAAAMGGCLLAVVTLVTRALDRAQWESVLRDTLALSGALFALLVGATTFSLVFRVFGTDKLLAQWVLASPLPAPATAAAVLLLVALCAWVLDAFEMIFVIIPIVAPLLIVQLGDAQQVAVLLLLVLQLSFLVPPMGYAVLMARTRSGLPRVGTGALLRSLSPFMAAQVVVLGLVFAWPRAVHLLDPAVVAVPADAPVPSEQDVVRQMEEMSRQQEPEAQPPADAASK